A genomic segment from Nitrospira sp. encodes:
- a CDS encoding Biosynthetic Aromatic amino acid aminotransferase beta, producing MPLKVHPDITSLIPYVPGKPVEELQRELGLPRAIKLASNENPIGPSPKALAALAETVPTLHRYPDGGAFRLRGALAERWKVTPDQIILGNGSDEIIGLLARTFLSPGDEAVMAQQTFVIYKMEVTAAHGVAVEIPQKNWHHDLPAMAAAITDKTRLLFVCNPNNPTGTMATKAEVAALMELVPDHVVVVFDEAYYEYVRHPEFPESIGYVKAGRQTIVLRTFSKIYGLAGLRIGYGITTPEITNYLNRLRPPFNANSLAQRAALAALDDEAHVAASRTLNHAEMDRVRAGLRQLGFEALPSETNFLYFDVGRDGREVFDALLREGIIVRHIEGRMLRVTIGLPEENQLFLSALGNVMRALR from the coding sequence ATGCCGTTGAAGGTGCATCCCGATATCACCTCCCTGATTCCCTACGTGCCGGGAAAGCCCGTCGAGGAGCTGCAGCGGGAATTGGGTCTGCCGCGTGCGATCAAGCTGGCCTCCAATGAAAATCCGATCGGTCCTTCTCCGAAGGCCCTTGCCGCGCTGGCTGAAACTGTTCCGACTCTGCACCGGTATCCGGACGGCGGGGCGTTTCGCCTGCGCGGGGCGCTGGCCGAACGGTGGAAAGTCACGCCCGATCAGATCATTCTCGGAAACGGTTCGGACGAAATCATCGGATTGCTCGCGCGTACGTTCTTGTCGCCGGGGGATGAGGCCGTGATGGCCCAACAGACCTTCGTCATCTACAAGATGGAGGTGACGGCGGCGCACGGCGTGGCAGTCGAGATCCCGCAGAAGAACTGGCATCACGACTTGCCTGCGATGGCGGCGGCGATCACCGATAAGACGCGGCTGCTCTTTGTCTGTAATCCGAACAATCCGACCGGTACGATGGCGACCAAGGCGGAGGTGGCGGCCTTGATGGAGCTGGTTCCCGACCATGTCGTGGTGGTGTTCGACGAGGCCTATTACGAGTATGTCAGGCACCCAGAGTTTCCGGAATCAATCGGATATGTGAAGGCCGGTCGCCAGACTATCGTGTTGCGGACCTTTTCGAAGATTTATGGGTTGGCAGGACTCCGGATCGGCTATGGCATCACGACGCCGGAGATCACGAATTATCTGAATCGACTCCGCCCGCCCTTCAATGCGAACAGTCTGGCGCAACGCGCCGCACTTGCGGCGTTGGACGATGAGGCGCATGTGGCGGCCAGCCGCACTCTCAACCATGCGGAAATGGACAGGGTGCGGGCGGGTTTGCGGCAATTGGGGTTCGAGGCCTTGCCCAGCGAAACGAATTTTCTTTATTTCGATGTCGGACGAGACGGGCGTGAGGTCTTCGACGCCCTCTTACGGGAAGGCATCATCGTGCGACACATCGAAGGCCGGATGTTGCGGGTGACCATCGGCCTGCCGGAAGAAAATCAATTGTTTCTGAGCGCCCTCGGCAACGTGATGCGCGCGTTGCGATAA
- a CDS encoding Cytidylate kinase — translation MGEMAVDRHEKRGLIVAIDGPAGAGKSTVAKLLALRLGYLYLDTGALYRAIAWKVQKTGTDPDDWDAIAALLPETKLHMECGSQQAHVFVDGREVTGDLRTPGVTALASVVSAIPVVREWLLPVQRRIGAAGSVVAEGRDIGTKVFPGADIKFFLEADADVRATRRHRELVAAGHTVPFDQTKRDLTGRDERDRSRTVAPLTPAQDAERIDTSSMPAEAVVEQMMAVITARS, via the coding sequence GTGGGTGAGATGGCCGTAGATCGGCATGAAAAACGAGGGTTGATCGTCGCGATCGACGGTCCTGCCGGGGCAGGGAAAAGTACCGTAGCCAAACTCCTGGCCTTGCGACTCGGGTATCTGTATCTGGATACAGGAGCCCTGTATCGTGCGATTGCCTGGAAAGTTCAAAAAACCGGAACAGATCCCGATGATTGGGACGCCATCGCGGCACTCCTGCCGGAAACCAAACTCCATATGGAATGTGGCTCCCAACAGGCTCACGTCTTCGTGGACGGGCGGGAGGTCACAGGCGACTTGCGGACACCTGGTGTGACCGCCCTTGCTTCCGTGGTGTCGGCGATTCCCGTGGTGCGCGAATGGCTGTTACCGGTTCAACGGCGGATCGGCGCTGCCGGCTCCGTGGTCGCCGAAGGTCGTGATATCGGCACGAAGGTGTTCCCTGGCGCGGACATCAAGTTTTTCCTCGAGGCCGATGCGGACGTCCGGGCGACGCGCCGGCATCGCGAACTGGTGGCGGCAGGTCACACGGTTCCATTCGACCAGACCAAGCGTGACTTGACCGGGCGGGATGAACGCGACCGATCTCGAACCGTGGCGCCTTTGACCCCTGCGCAAGATGCCGAACGTATCGATACGTCGAGCATGCCGGCGGAAGCGGTGGTCGAACAGATGATGGCTGTGATCACGGCGAGATCGTGA
- a CDS encoding Cyclohexadienyl dehydrogenase — translation MAERVPGLMKSADTGGQRSMTPHFKQAAIVGVGLIGGSLGMILRRQKLADSVVGIGRRVENLKTAVELGAIDRYVADPREGVEGSDFVLLATPVDTYERHLQEWAACLKPGTIVSDVGSVKGDLVTRSEALMPPTVRFVGAHPIAGKEKTGVAAGSETLFTGARCILTPTANTDPEALQDVRSLWELAGSIVLEMDPFLHDKILGAVSHLPHVAAFALMTALADVRDHGLPELDLAGHSGGGLRDTTRIAGSSPEMWRDIFLWNKGNLVSLIETYERHLGELKRLILAGDGAGIEKQLDRAKYEREQLAPRVSDKG, via the coding sequence ATGGCCGAGCGAGTCCCGGGCTTGATGAAGTCGGCGGATACGGGCGGTCAACGAAGCATGACACCACATTTCAAACAAGCGGCGATCGTGGGGGTCGGACTGATCGGCGGTTCGCTGGGGATGATCCTGCGCCGGCAGAAGCTGGCCGATTCCGTCGTCGGCATCGGGCGGCGGGTGGAGAATCTCAAGACGGCCGTGGAATTGGGCGCCATCGATCGCTATGTCGCGGACCCGCGCGAAGGGGTGGAAGGATCGGATTTCGTCTTGTTGGCCACGCCGGTGGATACGTACGAGCGGCATTTGCAAGAATGGGCGGCCTGCCTGAAGCCTGGGACTATCGTGAGCGACGTCGGCAGCGTGAAGGGCGACCTGGTGACGAGGTCGGAAGCCTTGATGCCGCCGACTGTGCGGTTTGTCGGCGCGCATCCGATTGCCGGGAAGGAAAAAACCGGCGTCGCAGCTGGGTCGGAGACACTTTTCACCGGGGCGCGTTGTATCCTGACTCCCACGGCCAACACAGATCCTGAAGCGTTGCAGGACGTGCGTTCCCTATGGGAACTCGCAGGCTCGATCGTGTTGGAGATGGACCCCTTTCTCCACGACAAGATTCTGGGTGCCGTGAGCCATCTCCCGCATGTCGCGGCCTTTGCACTGATGACGGCCTTGGCCGATGTGCGTGACCACGGCCTGCCTGAACTCGATCTGGCCGGCCATTCGGGCGGGGGGTTGCGGGATACCACGCGGATCGCGGGCAGTTCGCCCGAGATGTGGCGTGACATTTTTTTGTGGAACAAGGGCAACCTCGTTTCCTTGATCGAGACCTACGAACGGCATCTCGGCGAACTCAAACGATTGATCCTGGCCGGCGATGGAGCCGGGATCGAGAAACAATTGGACAGGGCCAAGTATGAACGGGAGCAACTTGCGCCCCGCGTGTCGGACAAAGGATAG
- a CDS encoding Chorismate mutase I / Prephenate dehydratase, translating into MAEELQEHRQEIDRIDDQILRLLNERSKSVIEIGKLKKMKDAEAHLHTPAREAAIFERLSRQNTGPFPTEAIKAVYREIMSASLSLEGPQKVAYLGPRATFTHMACTQKFGSSAQYIPVSSIKDVFSEVERGRAHFGVVPIENTTEGVVNYTLDMFIDSSLLIYGEVLQEVAHHLMSNSGETGDIKRIYSHPHAIAQCRNWLETNLPHVPVSEVASTARAAELCVDDPSAAAIASELAAQLYGLKVITARIEDNINNFTRFLVLSQKAPERTGRDKTSLMLSIKDKVGALYDLLRPFASHGLNMTKIESRPSRRKAWEYIFFVDIEGHIDEERVKKAAEEVKSRCLFMKILGSYPAHS; encoded by the coding sequence ATGGCGGAAGAGCTGCAAGAACATCGGCAGGAAATCGATCGCATCGATGACCAGATCCTGCGCCTGCTGAACGAGCGCTCGAAGTCCGTCATCGAAATCGGTAAACTGAAAAAAATGAAGGATGCCGAGGCGCATCTGCACACGCCGGCCCGTGAGGCGGCGATCTTCGAGCGACTCAGTCGGCAAAATACCGGGCCCTTTCCCACTGAAGCCATCAAGGCGGTCTATCGGGAGATCATGTCGGCCTCTCTTTCCCTGGAGGGGCCTCAGAAAGTGGCCTATCTCGGGCCGCGGGCTACATTCACCCACATGGCTTGCACGCAGAAGTTCGGCTCATCCGCCCAGTACATTCCGGTGAGCAGCATCAAGGATGTCTTCAGCGAGGTGGAGCGGGGACGCGCCCATTTCGGCGTCGTCCCGATCGAGAACACCACCGAGGGCGTGGTGAATTACACGCTCGATATGTTCATCGATTCAAGCTTGTTGATTTATGGAGAGGTGCTGCAGGAAGTGGCGCACCATTTGATGTCGAACAGCGGGGAGACGGGGGACATCAAGCGGATTTATTCGCATCCCCACGCCATCGCCCAATGCCGCAATTGGCTGGAAACGAATCTGCCTCACGTGCCGGTGTCGGAAGTGGCCAGCACGGCGCGGGCCGCTGAACTCTGTGTCGATGATCCGTCGGCTGCCGCGATCGCGTCGGAGTTGGCTGCCCAATTATATGGGCTGAAGGTGATCACGGCCAGAATCGAGGACAACATCAACAACTTCACCCGCTTCCTCGTACTGTCTCAGAAAGCACCAGAACGGACGGGCCGTGATAAGACGTCGTTGATGTTGTCGATCAAGGATAAGGTGGGCGCGCTCTACGACCTGCTGCGCCCGTTTGCCTCCCACGGCCTCAACATGACGAAGATCGAATCGCGCCCCTCGCGCCGGAAGGCCTGGGAATATATTTTCTTCGTGGACATCGAGGGGCACATCGACGAAGAGCGGGTCAAGAAGGCGGCCGAAGAAGTGAAGAGCCGCTGTCTGTTCATGAAAATTCTCGGATCGTACCCCGCCCATTCGTGA
- a CDS encoding SSU ribosomal protein S1p, whose amino-acid sequence MSTVTPQSEPKLDRDALAAMYEETFRNFEEGTITEGTVVAIGKDKVVVDIGYKSEGMIPADQFSHDELQQLKVGDRLQVYLEECEDADGNLVLSKEKADKMKIWEELEKLHKEEKSIEGKIISRIKGGMMVDIGVKAFLPGSQIDLHPVRDLDGLVGKTFPLKIIKINHRRGNVVVSRRVLLEETRDRRRQTTLATLKEGQLIQGMVKNITDYGAFIDLGGIDGLLHITDMSWGRVGHPSELFQVGDKVEVTVLKYDRETGRISLGLKQKSADPWTGVAAKYPVGTRVRGRVVSLTDYGAFVELEPGVEGLVHVSEMSWTHEVRHPSRVVSVGDQVEAAVLNIDPGSRKISLGMKQTAPNPWDMIEAKYPAGTRIEGKVKSLTDFGAFIGLEEGIDGLIHISDMSWTKHIKHPSELFKKGQKVDAVVIRIDKEKERLSLGYKQLSRDPWEDQIPTRYRVGDSITGKVSKIADFGLFVELDGDVEGLIHISEVGLDPNVRMEEKFKAGDDVTAKIIKVDREERKIALSLRDHQLDSERRQVDEFHASQGGLDQSLGRAAKQSRKRGQNDSEA is encoded by the coding sequence ATGAGTACTGTCACACCGCAGAGCGAACCCAAGCTCGATCGCGACGCCTTGGCGGCGATGTATGAAGAAACCTTTCGCAATTTTGAGGAAGGCACCATCACCGAAGGCACGGTCGTCGCCATCGGCAAGGACAAAGTCGTGGTCGATATCGGCTACAAGTCCGAGGGCATGATTCCGGCCGACCAGTTTTCGCATGATGAATTGCAGCAATTGAAGGTGGGAGATCGCCTGCAGGTCTATCTTGAAGAGTGCGAGGACGCCGACGGCAACCTGGTGCTCTCCAAAGAAAAAGCCGACAAGATGAAAATCTGGGAGGAACTGGAGAAGCTGCACAAGGAAGAAAAGAGCATCGAGGGCAAGATCATTTCCCGCATCAAGGGCGGCATGATGGTCGATATCGGCGTCAAGGCCTTCCTGCCAGGCTCGCAGATCGATCTGCATCCGGTGCGCGACCTGGATGGGTTGGTGGGCAAGACCTTCCCCCTCAAGATCATCAAGATCAACCATCGAAGGGGCAATGTGGTCGTCTCGCGCCGGGTGTTGTTGGAAGAGACGCGCGACCGACGCCGTCAGACGACCTTAGCCACCTTGAAAGAGGGGCAGTTGATTCAGGGGATGGTGAAAAACATTACCGATTACGGAGCCTTCATCGATCTCGGCGGCATCGACGGCTTGCTGCACATCACCGACATGTCGTGGGGTCGTGTAGGCCATCCGTCCGAGCTGTTCCAGGTGGGCGATAAGGTGGAAGTGACGGTGCTGAAATATGATCGGGAGACCGGACGTATTTCGCTCGGCCTCAAACAGAAGTCGGCCGATCCCTGGACCGGGGTGGCCGCCAAGTATCCGGTGGGTACACGGGTGCGCGGACGGGTGGTGAGTTTGACGGATTACGGCGCCTTCGTCGAGTTGGAACCGGGCGTGGAGGGGTTGGTGCATGTGTCGGAGATGTCCTGGACCCACGAGGTCCGGCATCCGTCACGCGTCGTCTCGGTCGGCGATCAAGTTGAGGCGGCCGTGTTGAACATCGATCCGGGAAGCCGGAAGATTTCCCTGGGCATGAAGCAGACGGCCCCGAACCCCTGGGACATGATCGAGGCAAAGTACCCGGCCGGCACGCGCATCGAGGGCAAGGTGAAGAGTCTGACGGACTTCGGCGCCTTCATCGGTCTCGAAGAAGGCATCGACGGGTTGATCCATATTTCCGATATGTCCTGGACGAAGCACATCAAGCATCCGTCCGAGCTTTTCAAGAAGGGGCAGAAGGTCGATGCGGTGGTCATCCGAATCGATAAGGAGAAGGAGCGCCTCTCGCTGGGCTACAAGCAGTTGTCCCGCGATCCGTGGGAAGACCAGATTCCGACTCGCTATCGGGTGGGCGACAGCATTACCGGCAAGGTCAGCAAGATCGCCGATTTCGGGCTCTTTGTCGAGCTGGACGGCGACGTGGAAGGGCTGATCCATATCAGCGAAGTCGGTCTGGACCCCAACGTGCGTATGGAAGAGAAGTTCAAGGCTGGGGATGATGTGACGGCGAAGATCATCAAGGTCGACCGTGAGGAACGGAAGATCGCCCTGAGTTTGCGCGATCACCAGCTGGATAGTGAACGCCGCCAGGTCGATGAGTTTCACGCGTCCCAGGGTGGGTTGGATCAGAGCCTGGGGCGGGCGGCCAAGCAAAGTCGGAAGCGGGGTCAAAACGATTCCGAAGCCTGA
- a CDS encoding Acyl-CoA:1-acyl-sn-glycerol-3-phosphate acyltransferase, translating into MTSVLYGLLWILSRAVGWLCFRYKTVGRVPRKGGFLIASNHASYLDIPLLGCGIPRRVWYMGRHDLFPVPLLNGLLQALGWIPLRLGRVDRDAFSRVVSLIKEGKPVAIFPEGGRTMTGALKPGKPGIGVIVSQTGCQVVPAHIGGTFDVLPPGAKWPRFRRVTVSYGEPMDFSSDAVRMDGKAFYQHVSRTVMAKIADLGQVPTPRDLDSPSTAKSCNAE; encoded by the coding sequence GTGACCTCCGTACTGTATGGTCTGTTGTGGATTCTGTCTCGCGCCGTCGGGTGGTTGTGTTTCAGGTACAAAACGGTCGGTAGGGTCCCACGGAAAGGCGGATTCCTCATTGCTTCGAACCATGCGAGCTACCTGGATATTCCGTTGCTCGGCTGTGGGATCCCCAGACGGGTCTGGTACATGGGGCGACATGACTTGTTCCCGGTTCCGCTCCTCAACGGGTTGTTACAGGCGCTGGGGTGGATTCCGTTGCGTCTTGGACGCGTGGATCGTGATGCGTTCAGCAGGGTCGTGTCGCTCATCAAGGAGGGGAAACCGGTGGCGATCTTTCCCGAAGGCGGACGGACGATGACCGGCGCGCTCAAGCCCGGCAAGCCAGGCATCGGGGTCATCGTGTCGCAGACCGGCTGCCAGGTTGTGCCGGCCCATATCGGAGGAACCTTCGATGTGTTGCCGCCGGGGGCGAAGTGGCCGAGATTCCGACGGGTGACGGTGTCCTATGGAGAGCCGATGGATTTTTCATCCGATGCCGTCCGTATGGACGGAAAAGCGTTTTATCAGCATGTCAGTCGGACGGTGATGGCGAAGATTGCGGATCTCGGACAGGTTCCGACACCCCGTGATCTTGACTCCCCTTCAACGGCCAAGTCTTGCAACGCTGAGTAA
- a CDS encoding 2-keto-3-deoxy-D-arabino-heptulosonate-7-phosphate synthase I beta produces the protein MIIVLKPDASEREVDHIIDRLRELGLKSHISTGQERTIIGVIGDDRILHNQPLTALPGVESVLPILAPWKLVSREFKKEDTIIDVNGVKIGDKKIAIMAGPCAVERLELTVGIAHEVKSAGATVLRGGAYKPRTSPYSFQGLGREGLDYLVEAKKQTGLPVVSEILDTRDIELFLEKADIIQVGARNMQNFELLKEVGAYDKPVLLKRGLSATIKEFLLSAEYIMSRGNRNVMLCERGIRTFETQYRNTLDLAAIPTLKDLSHLPVIVDPSHATGKWDLVAPMSKAAIAAGADGLLIEVHSNPECALCDGEESIRPSKFKELMTDMRKIAEAVGRTI, from the coding sequence ATGATCATTGTCTTGAAACCAGACGCGTCGGAGCGGGAGGTCGATCATATCATCGATCGGCTTCGCGAACTGGGACTGAAGTCGCATATTTCGACCGGACAGGAGCGGACCATCATCGGGGTGATCGGAGACGATCGCATCCTGCACAATCAGCCGTTGACCGCCTTGCCGGGCGTGGAGAGCGTGCTCCCGATTCTGGCCCCCTGGAAACTGGTCAGCCGGGAGTTCAAGAAAGAAGATACGATCATCGATGTGAACGGGGTGAAGATCGGCGACAAAAAAATCGCGATCATGGCGGGACCCTGTGCGGTCGAACGGTTGGAACTCACCGTAGGCATCGCCCATGAAGTGAAGTCGGCCGGCGCCACCGTGCTCCGTGGCGGCGCCTATAAGCCGCGGACCTCTCCCTATTCCTTTCAGGGACTGGGAAGGGAAGGATTGGATTACTTGGTGGAAGCGAAAAAACAGACCGGCCTGCCGGTAGTGAGCGAGATCCTGGATACGCGTGACATCGAATTGTTCCTTGAAAAGGCCGACATCATCCAGGTCGGCGCCCGCAACATGCAGAACTTCGAATTGCTCAAGGAGGTCGGGGCCTACGACAAACCGGTGTTGTTGAAGCGAGGGCTCTCGGCCACGATCAAGGAATTCCTTCTCTCGGCGGAATACATCATGTCGCGCGGCAATCGGAATGTCATGTTGTGCGAGCGCGGCATCCGCACTTTTGAGACGCAATATCGGAACACGTTGGACCTGGCGGCCATTCCCACTCTCAAGGATCTCTCGCACCTGCCGGTGATCGTCGACCCCAGCCATGCGACCGGCAAGTGGGATTTGGTGGCGCCCATGTCCAAGGCTGCGATTGCTGCCGGGGCCGATGGCCTCCTGATCGAAGTACATTCCAATCCGGAATGCGCGCTCTGCGACGGAGAAGAATCCATCCGGCCGTCAAAATTCAAAGAGCTGATGACGGATATGCGGAAGATCGCAGAGGCGGTGGGGCGGACAATCTAA
- a CDS encoding signal peptide peptidase SppA, 36K type, with protein MGPSAEEAVGRPKRSLLRRIFWAIVIGVGALVLLNTLLPDLDLSGQDRVALIRVEGVILDAQATIGELKQYSENPLVKAIVLRIDSPGGGVVPSQEIHDAVKRVKNKSNKAVIASMGTVAASGGYYIAAATDRIIANPGTLTGSIGVIMETTNLEGLLKKIGVEGVVIKSGRFKDVGSPLRKMSDEERKLLQSVMDDVHHQFIQAVADGRSLEPSEVEPLADGRIFTGRQAKEARLVDELGDLEDAIHIAADIAGIEGEPKVVEPRKRFSVRDILESHWSSMFPKLELQTGVNLKYLMAF; from the coding sequence ATGGGCCCAAGCGCGGAGGAGGCTGTCGGGAGGCCGAAGCGGAGTCTATTGCGCCGGATATTCTGGGCGATCGTGATCGGGGTTGGAGCGTTGGTCTTGCTGAACACGCTCCTCCCCGACCTTGATCTCTCGGGACAGGACCGTGTCGCTTTGATTCGCGTCGAGGGGGTCATTCTGGATGCCCAGGCGACGATCGGTGAGCTGAAGCAGTACAGTGAAAATCCGCTGGTCAAGGCGATCGTGTTGCGGATCGACAGTCCCGGCGGCGGGGTGGTCCCTTCCCAGGAAATCCATGATGCCGTCAAGCGCGTGAAGAACAAGAGCAACAAGGCGGTGATTGCATCGATGGGGACCGTGGCGGCGTCAGGAGGCTATTACATCGCCGCGGCCACGGATCGCATCATCGCCAATCCCGGGACCCTCACCGGCAGTATCGGTGTCATCATGGAGACGACCAACCTCGAAGGCCTATTGAAAAAAATCGGCGTCGAAGGGGTGGTGATCAAGAGCGGGCGCTTCAAAGACGTCGGGTCGCCGCTTCGAAAAATGAGCGACGAGGAACGTAAGCTGTTGCAGTCGGTGATGGACGATGTCCATCATCAGTTCATTCAAGCCGTGGCCGACGGCCGGTCGTTGGAACCGTCCGAGGTTGAGCCGTTGGCGGATGGGCGCATTTTCACCGGGCGTCAGGCGAAAGAGGCGCGGCTGGTGGACGAATTGGGCGATCTTGAGGACGCCATTCATATTGCGGCGGATATTGCGGGGATCGAAGGGGAGCCCAAGGTGGTCGAACCACGCAAGCGGTTCTCCGTTCGAGATATTCTGGAGTCACACTGGTCGTCGATGTTCCCCAAGCTGGAGCTACAGACCGGCGTCAACTTGAAATACTTGATGGCGTTCTAA
- a CDS encoding Integration host factor beta subunit, translating to MTKAQIIERVSEQVTTLTKRQAEIVVNTIFDCIRDSLRNGNKTEIRGFGSFRLRARRMKEGRNPKTGATVAVPAKRVPFFKAGKELKELLNK from the coding sequence ATGACCAAAGCGCAGATTATCGAGCGGGTATCGGAGCAGGTGACGACGTTGACCAAGCGGCAGGCGGAGATCGTCGTGAACACGATCTTCGATTGCATTCGCGATTCCCTGCGGAACGGCAATAAGACGGAAATTCGGGGGTTCGGCAGTTTCCGTCTGCGCGCCAGACGCATGAAAGAGGGTCGCAATCCCAAGACCGGAGCGACCGTGGCCGTACCGGCGAAACGGGTGCCCTTTTTCAAGGCCGGCAAGGAACTGAAGGAATTACTCAATAAGTAA
- a CDS encoding 3-phosphoshikimate 1-carboxyvinyltransferase, with product MASLTITPGRPLKGVTDVPGDKSVTHRAIILTSLAEGPSTVTGYCRGEDCLNTMRAFQSLGVRIDEAPERLLVHGKGMWGLTEPFGPIDCGNSGTGIRLMAGLLAGQDFFSVLTGDESIRRRPMGRVVKPLRAMGATIAGRKGGELAPLAMTGTRLKGMAYSSPVASAQIKSSLLFAALYADGVTTISEPRLSRDHTERMFAFFGIPFRRDGFTVQIEGRPAVRWSGTSVVVPGDVSAAAFFLVGATIVPDSDVTIRAVGMNPTRTGLLEILRQMGAWIEVLHPREEAGEPVADLRVRSAPLHGVTIGADQIPQTIDEFPILCVAAAVAEGETVVTGAEELRVKESDRIATMAKELRAMGAKIEERSDGMVIQGLGCKGVNGRLTGATCVSHGDHRVAMSVAIGALTAVRPTLIQDTACIETSFPSFDRTLTALLTESEKPL from the coding sequence ATGGCGTCATTAACCATTACACCGGGCCGTCCGTTGAAGGGAGTCACCGACGTTCCCGGCGACAAGTCCGTCACCCATCGCGCGATCATCCTCACCTCTCTCGCAGAAGGCCCCAGTACCGTGACCGGCTATTGCCGCGGCGAAGATTGCTTGAATACGATGCGCGCCTTTCAATCGCTGGGGGTGCGGATCGATGAAGCTCCGGAGCGGTTGCTGGTCCATGGAAAGGGGATGTGGGGGCTTACGGAACCCTTCGGTCCGATCGATTGCGGCAACTCGGGCACCGGCATCCGTTTGATGGCCGGATTATTGGCGGGACAGGATTTTTTTTCGGTCCTCACAGGGGATGAATCGATCAGGCGGCGTCCGATGGGCCGGGTGGTGAAACCGCTGCGGGCGATGGGAGCCACGATCGCCGGTCGGAAGGGTGGGGAACTGGCACCCTTGGCGATGACCGGGACGAGGCTGAAGGGTATGGCCTATTCGTCTCCCGTTGCCAGCGCCCAGATCAAATCATCGTTGCTCTTCGCCGCCCTCTATGCCGACGGCGTGACGACCATTTCGGAGCCGCGGCTCTCGCGGGACCATACGGAGCGTATGTTCGCGTTTTTTGGGATTCCGTTTCGCCGCGACGGCTTTACGGTTCAGATCGAGGGCCGTCCTGCGGTCCGATGGAGCGGCACATCGGTCGTGGTGCCGGGTGATGTGTCTGCGGCGGCGTTTTTTCTCGTCGGGGCCACCATTGTGCCGGATTCGGATGTGACGATCCGCGCTGTCGGCATGAATCCTACGAGAACCGGCTTGCTGGAAATCCTGCGGCAAATGGGCGCATGGATCGAGGTGCTCCATCCGCGTGAGGAAGCCGGCGAACCGGTGGCGGATTTGCGCGTGCGATCAGCTCCGTTGCACGGTGTCACGATCGGGGCAGACCAGATTCCCCAGACGATCGACGAGTTCCCGATCCTCTGCGTGGCGGCAGCCGTGGCGGAAGGTGAAACGGTCGTCACCGGTGCTGAAGAACTGCGGGTGAAGGAAAGCGATCGGATCGCCACGATGGCGAAGGAGTTGCGGGCCATGGGAGCGAAGATCGAAGAACGATCGGATGGGATGGTGATCCAGGGACTGGGATGTAAGGGAGTGAACGGGAGACTGACCGGCGCAACCTGTGTGAGCCACGGAGACCATCGTGTTGCGATGTCCGTCGCCATCGGTGCCTTGACCGCCGTGCGGCCGACCTTGATTCAAGACACGGCCTGTATCGAAACCTCGTTCCCAAGCTTCGATCGTACGCTGACAGCACTGTTGACTGAGTCTGAAAAACCTCTATAG